One Megamonas hypermegale genomic window carries:
- a CDS encoding AMP-binding protein, whose translation MNYLDLILQQQQDKIAIITDDNQYTYGELAQKAKNIRQTIVLTAKRRPIFIHEDKIIDQLISFLAYSGTNHIPIIATDASKNQEFIIKDIPENACMGVMTSGSTGKSKLFWRNYNSWADFFPIQNKIFNINKDTVIFCQGSLAFTGNLNIYLGVFACSGTVIATEKFRPKNWLDLMTKYKVNTIYLIPTKLLLLPKIATLPNTQIKQIISGSQSMNKQDAIKLKQIYPKTTITLYYGASELNYITYINDIDMTEDRTSVGKPFTDVKITIKNEEIFVNTPYHVEGISLPFSLKDKGYIDTNGSLHFLGRKDDICNINGLKISTSKIENALIKVFQTNELIVIPSHKNDSDTLKAFIAGEKQFTKQEILKSLKPYLTDFEMPKQFIYLKTLPKNESGKIDKLKLQSLM comes from the coding sequence ATGAATTATTTAGATTTAATTTTACAACAACAGCAAGATAAAATAGCAATAATTACAGACGATAATCAATATACGTATGGCGAATTAGCACAAAAAGCTAAAAATATCCGCCAAACAATCGTTCTTACAGCTAAAAGACGCCCTATTTTTATTCATGAAGATAAAATCATTGACCAATTGATATCGTTTTTAGCGTACAGTGGCACAAATCACATACCGATAATCGCCACTGATGCCAGCAAAAATCAAGAATTCATCATAAAAGACATTCCAGAAAATGCTTGTATGGGTGTGATGACTTCTGGTTCTACTGGTAAAAGTAAATTATTTTGGCGCAATTATAATAGCTGGGCAGATTTTTTCCCTATTCAAAACAAAATTTTTAATATCAATAAAGATACTGTCATTTTTTGTCAAGGTAGCCTTGCTTTTACAGGTAATTTAAATATATATTTAGGCGTTTTTGCCTGTAGCGGAACTGTCATCGCTACAGAGAAATTTCGTCCTAAGAATTGGCTTGATTTGATGACAAAATATAAAGTAAACACCATATATTTAATACCTACTAAATTATTGCTTTTGCCTAAAATTGCTACGCTTCCTAATACGCAAATAAAACAAATTATCTCCGGTTCTCAAAGCATGAACAAGCAAGATGCTATAAAACTAAAACAGATTTATCCTAAAACTACCATCACACTATATTACGGTGCTAGTGAATTAAACTACATCACATATATCAACGATATTGATATGACAGAAGATAGAACATCTGTAGGCAAACCTTTCACCGATGTAAAAATTACTATAAAAAATGAAGAAATCTTCGTAAATACGCCGTACCATGTAGAAGGTATATCTCTTCCTTTTTCGCTAAAAGACAAAGGCTATATTGATACAAACGGCTCACTTCATTTTCTCGGGCGTAAAGACGATATTTGCAATATCAATGGATTGAAGATATCTACGAGCAAAATAGAAAATGCTCTAATAAAAGTGTTTCAAACTAATGAATTAATTGTTATACCTTCACATAAAAATGACTCTGATACATTAAAAGCTTTTATTGCTGGTGAAAAACAATTTACTAAACAAGAAATTTTAAAATCATTAAAACCATATTTAACAGATTTTGAAATGCCTAAACAATTTATCTATCTAAAAACTCTGCCTAAAAACGAAAGTGGTAAAATAGATAAATTAAAGCTACAATCATTAATGTAA
- a CDS encoding Fur family transcriptional regulator produces MPVKITMEDLKRKLAGPQYKLTPQRKTVLQIFLDRPGQHLSAEDVHFILKENKFEIGLATVYRSLELLTELNILNYLDFGDGCRRYELNEASPNEHQHHHLICLDCGKVMEFADDLLGDLEATISQKCDFHIIDHQLKFFGYCKECQKKREQES; encoded by the coding sequence GTGCCTGTTAAAATAACTATGGAAGATTTAAAACGTAAACTTGCTGGTCCGCAGTACAAATTGACACCACAAAGAAAAACTGTCCTTCAAATTTTTCTTGATAGACCAGGTCAACATCTCAGTGCTGAAGATGTACATTTTATTTTAAAAGAAAATAAATTTGAAATTGGTCTTGCTACTGTATATCGCAGTTTAGAATTATTAACTGAACTAAATATCTTAAACTATCTAGACTTTGGCGATGGTTGCCGTCGCTACGAATTAAACGAAGCTAGTCCAAATGAACATCAACATCATCATTTAATCTGTCTTGACTGTGGCAAAGTAATGGAATTTGCAGATGACCTTCTCGGTGATTTAGAAGCAACAATCTCCCAAAAATGTGATTTTCATATCATTGACCATCAATTAAAATTCTTTGGTTACTGCAAAGAATGTCAAAAAAAGCGTGAACAAGAATCGTGA
- the rplU gene encoding 50S ribosomal protein L21 yields the protein MYAIFQTGGKQYRVSEGDVITVEKIEANEGDVVTFDQVLTVVNDADVKVGTPVVEGAKITAKVEKQDKAKKILVFKYKAKSNYRRRQGHRQPFTKLTIEKIEA from the coding sequence ATGTACGCTATTTTCCAGACAGGTGGCAAACAATACCGCGTTAGCGAAGGTGATGTTATCACTGTAGAAAAAATCGAAGCTAACGAAGGCGACGTTGTAACTTTTGACCAAGTTTTAACAGTTGTTAATGATGCAGATGTTAAAGTTGGTACTCCAGTTGTTGAAGGAGCTAAAATCACAGCTAAAGTTGAAAAACAGGATAAAGCTAAAAAAATCCTCGTTTTCAAATACAAAGCTAAATCCAACTATCGTCGTCGTCAGGGTCATCGTCAGCCATTTACTAAATTAACTATTGAAAAAATCGAAGCATAA
- the hisS gene encoding histidine--tRNA ligase has translation MLTKAPRGTRDILPDKVGNWLYLENLIRKLCGQFGYREIRTPIFEHTELFQRGIGETTDVVEKEMYTFTDRGNRSITLRPENTAAAVRSYLENKLYADTNLCKLFYIGSMFRYDRPQAGRYREFHQFGVEALGEANPAVDAEIISLAVQFLQDLGLKDIKLLLNSVGCPKCRPVYRQKLQEFFKPVIGEMCEDCQSRYDRNPMRLLDCKNEKCKELAQGAPAITDCLCDECNEHFHKVQDFLTAAGIEFELDPSLVRGLDYYTKTAFELKYIPLGAQSAVLGGGRYDGLIEECGGKPTPAVGFATGLERVLLALEMQNLLPETVYGTDIFIVALGDSVQAKAFEILTNLRKDGFEASMDFAGRSMKAQMKQANKSNAKFTVILGEDELKSNSAVVKDMQNSTQETVSLDDLFATLKAKCHK, from the coding sequence ATGTTAACGAAGGCTCCTCGTGGAACCCGAGATATACTTCCTGATAAAGTGGGAAATTGGCTTTATCTCGAAAACTTAATTAGAAAATTATGCGGTCAATTTGGTTACCGCGAAATCAGAACTCCTATATTTGAACACACAGAATTATTTCAGCGTGGTATAGGTGAAACGACTGATGTCGTTGAAAAAGAAATGTATACTTTTACAGATAGAGGTAATCGTAGCATTACACTTCGCCCTGAAAATACTGCTGCTGCTGTTCGTTCTTATCTTGAAAATAAACTGTATGCTGATACTAATTTATGTAAATTATTTTATATCGGTTCTATGTTCAGATATGACCGTCCACAAGCAGGTCGCTATCGCGAATTTCATCAATTCGGCGTTGAAGCTCTAGGTGAAGCAAATCCAGCTGTAGATGCAGAAATAATTTCTTTAGCAGTACAATTCTTGCAAGATTTAGGTCTTAAAGATATTAAATTATTATTAAACTCTGTAGGCTGTCCTAAATGCCGCCCAGTTTATCGCCAAAAATTACAAGAATTCTTTAAACCTGTAATCGGCGAAATGTGCGAAGACTGCCAATCCCGCTATGATAGAAATCCAATGCGTCTATTAGACTGCAAAAATGAAAAATGTAAAGAACTCGCTCAAGGCGCTCCAGCTATAACAGATTGCCTCTGCGATGAATGTAATGAACATTTCCATAAAGTTCAAGATTTCTTGACTGCTGCTGGCATTGAATTTGAACTTGACCCAAGTCTTGTTCGCGGTCTTGATTATTATACAAAAACTGCATTTGAACTCAAATATATACCACTCGGTGCTCAAAGTGCTGTACTCGGCGGTGGACGCTATGATGGTCTTATTGAAGAATGCGGCGGTAAACCAACACCAGCTGTAGGTTTTGCAACAGGACTTGAACGTGTTTTATTAGCACTTGAAATGCAAAATTTATTACCAGAAACAGTTTATGGTACAGATATTTTCATCGTAGCACTCGGTGACTCTGTACAAGCAAAAGCATTTGAAATTTTAACTAATTTGCGCAAAGATGGTTTTGAAGCTAGTATGGACTTTGCAGGTCGTAGCATGAAAGCTCAAATGAAACAAGCAAATAAATCTAATGCAAAATTTACTGTTATTTTAGGCGAAGATGAGTTAAAATCTAATAGTGCAGTTGTTAAAGATATGCAAAACAGCACACAAGAAACTGTTTCACTTGATGATTTATTTGCTACATTAAAAGCAAAATGTCATAAATAA
- a CDS encoding biotin transporter BioY, with product MSNNSSMNKTLEMTRLALLVAMNCVSAYIIIPLPFSLSPIALQTLIVNLVGFLLPPKQAFITMLIYILVGLIGIPVFTGGTGGPAKLFGPTGGYIFGFMIAVTIIAWLKGNTYNFKRFALIGICIGIPVIYIIGALQLKFLTDMNWEAVFLTGVLPFIPLDIVKCLVAAILAKPILKIFNR from the coding sequence ATGTCAAATAATTCTTCAATGAACAAAACTTTAGAGATGACGCGACTGGCTCTGCTCGTTGCCATGAACTGCGTTTCAGCTTATATCATCATACCATTGCCGTTTTCTCTATCGCCAATAGCACTGCAAACATTGATTGTAAATTTAGTCGGATTTTTGCTTCCGCCAAAACAAGCTTTCATTACCATGCTCATTTATATTTTAGTCGGTCTTATCGGTATTCCTGTATTCACTGGTGGCACAGGTGGCCCAGCTAAATTATTTGGCCCTACTGGTGGATATATCTTCGGTTTTATGATAGCTGTTACAATTATCGCTTGGCTCAAAGGCAATACATATAATTTTAAACGTTTTGCTTTAATCGGCATCTGTATCGGTATTCCTGTAATTTATATTATCGGCGCATTACAATTAAAATTCTTAACTGATATGAATTGGGAAGCTGTATTTTTAACAGGTGTTTTACCATTTATTCCTCTTGATATTGTAAAATGTCTCGTTGCTGCCATTTTAGCTAAACCAATTCTAAAAATCTTCAACAGGTGA
- a CDS encoding acetyl-CoA C-acyltransferase, translated as MNNVYILGGLRSYIGICNGIYKHIPAEILGAQVLKKIVQKYKLNTIDYIIGGNGVGAGGNITRLMALEAGMDNSIPAFTVDMQCCSGLASISVGADKIKAGNADLIIAGGFESNSTQPRRSYNPNHPDYKDDTYYSSAKFMPHIHRENIMLEGAELTAQKEHITKEEMDFWVLRSHKLALEARINNYFKDITVSINNSKKDDGIRPRMSQKLLDKVPKILPNGKFITAANACLINDGAAFVVLCSEKYLNEHHLKPMAKIINSCDCGVEPMLSPKGAIASLNKILQKNDLKPNDIDIFEINEAFAVIDVLFARNFKNCIDRYNIFGGALAYGHPYGASGAIILLHLLTALNLRNGKLGCATIAGAGGLGSSMLIERI; from the coding sequence ATGAACAACGTATATATCCTAGGTGGTTTACGCAGTTATATCGGAATTTGTAACGGCATTTACAAACACATTCCAGCAGAAATTCTCGGCGCTCAAGTCCTAAAAAAAATTGTACAAAAATATAAATTAAATACGATTGATTATATTATCGGCGGAAATGGTGTCGGAGCTGGTGGCAATATTACCCGTTTGATGGCACTAGAAGCAGGTATGGATAATTCTATACCTGCTTTTACTGTAGATATGCAATGTTGTAGTGGACTAGCGAGTATTTCAGTCGGTGCGGATAAAATAAAAGCTGGCAATGCTGATTTAATAATCGCTGGCGGTTTTGAAAGCAATTCTACACAACCACGGCGCAGTTACAATCCCAATCATCCAGATTATAAAGATGATACGTATTATTCCAGTGCTAAATTCATGCCCCATATTCACAGGGAAAATATCATGTTAGAAGGTGCCGAACTCACAGCACAAAAAGAGCATATAACTAAAGAAGAAATGGATTTTTGGGTATTGCGCAGCCATAAATTAGCACTTGAAGCGCGCATTAATAATTATTTTAAAGATATAACTGTAAGCATAAATAATTCTAAAAAAGATGACGGCATTCGCCCACGCATGAGTCAAAAATTATTAGATAAAGTTCCTAAAATATTGCCGAATGGAAAATTCATCACAGCTGCTAATGCTTGCTTAATCAATGACGGTGCAGCTTTTGTCGTTCTCTGTTCAGAAAAATATCTAAATGAGCATCATTTAAAACCCATGGCTAAAATCATAAATTCTTGTGATTGTGGCGTTGAACCTATGTTAAGCCCTAAAGGTGCTATCGCTTCTTTAAATAAAATATTGCAAAAAAACGATTTAAAACCGAATGATATCGATATTTTTGAAATCAATGAGGCTTTTGCTGTAATAGATGTTTTATTTGCCCGCAACTTTAAAAACTGCATCGACAGATATAATATTTTCGGCGGTGCATTGGCATACGGTCATCCTTATGGTGCTTCTGGCGCAATCATTCTGCTTCATTTGTTGACAGCTTTAAATCTGCGCAATGGTAAATTAGGCTGTGCTACTATTGCTGGTGCTGGCGGACTTGGCAGTAGTATGCTCATTGAAAGGATTTAG
- a CDS encoding TetR/AcrR family transcriptional regulator yields MTTKENIIEAFWKIYAHKPLEKITIQELMDKAGYHRSVFYVYFKDIYDLLEQEENDIIDKLNEILPYIFYSIKNNHILPNIDTKIYNLFKENFPKVNILFGIHGDLSFIFKVKKLFAKILCDIMQLPTNDYKTNLAIEFFINGHFSALLYLYKHSNKINLVDYLKIIIPIFNTLFKQK; encoded by the coding sequence ATGACCACAAAAGAAAATATCATTGAAGCATTTTGGAAAATATACGCTCATAAACCACTTGAAAAAATTACTATACAAGAACTTATGGATAAAGCAGGTTACCATCGCAGTGTTTTTTACGTATATTTTAAAGATATATATGATTTACTAGAACAAGAAGAAAATGATATTATTGATAAATTAAATGAAATACTACCATATATTTTTTACAGTATAAAAAATAATCATATTTTACCCAATATAGATACAAAAATATATAATTTATTTAAAGAAAACTTCCCTAAAGTAAATATTTTATTTGGAATCCACGGTGATTTGTCCTTTATTTTTAAAGTAAAAAAACTATTTGCCAAAATTTTATGCGATATAATGCAACTGCCAACAAATGACTATAAAACTAATCTTGCAATTGAATTCTTTATTAACGGTCATTTCAGTGCCTTATTATATCTATATAAACATAGCAATAAAATAAATCTAGTAGACTACTTAAAAATAATTATCCCTATTTTTAACACCTTATTTAAACAAAAATAA
- the rpmA gene encoding 50S ribosomal protein L27: protein MFNFDLQLFAHKKGVSSTRNGRDSESKRLGVKEHAGTVVTAGSILVRQRGTHFHPGANVGIGKDDTLFAKIAGRVAFERKGRYNRQISVYAE from the coding sequence ATGTTCAATTTTGATTTACAGCTTTTCGCTCATAAAAAAGGTGTTAGTAGCACTCGTAACGGTCGTGATAGTGAATCTAAACGTCTTGGCGTTAAAGAACACGCTGGCACAGTCGTTACAGCAGGCAGCATTTTAGTTCGTCAGAGAGGTACTCATTTCCATCCAGGTGCTAACGTAGGCATCGGTAAAGATGATACTTTATTCGCTAAAATCGCTGGACGCGTTGCTTTCGAACGTAAAGGTCGTTACAACCGTCAAATCAGTGTTTACGCTGAATAA
- a CDS encoding ribosomal-processing cysteine protease Prp, whose amino-acid sequence MIKISVMRQDDDKIIGLSVEGHAGAGAYGQDIVCAAVSALAQSVILGLAQHLHRDVDYDVKPGYLSIALKAAPDELTEAVFAVAILGFAEIEKSNPKNVRLLNIRR is encoded by the coding sequence ATGATTAAAATATCTGTAATGCGTCAAGATGACGATAAAATCATCGGTCTTTCAGTTGAAGGACATGCAGGGGCAGGCGCATATGGTCAAGATATTGTATGTGCAGCGGTTTCTGCATTGGCTCAGTCAGTTATTTTAGGTTTGGCACAACATTTACATCGTGATGTAGATTACGATGTAAAGCCCGGATATTTAAGTATAGCATTAAAGGCGGCTCCCGATGAGCTGACTGAAGCGGTATTTGCTGTTGCTATACTTGGTTTTGCGGAAATAGAGAAATCTAATCCGAAAAATGTACGACTTCTAAATATCAGGAGGTGA
- the hemZ gene encoding coproporphyrinogen dehydrogenase HemZ encodes MIIKSFYLNSTREIIVKIVKEILVLFKVNIDENATYADYDRLEIINEVSEENRSVKTTLILHKDDKTLSFNRISYLHADESVKAGINRLIKLNLYHIFCEDLRKKTAPWGILHGVRPTKIVHRFMENGLNREELIKRLKDDYEVTAPKANLITDIAYLQLPFLEKARDPRLISVYVGIPFCPSRCLYCSFPSSILPSDEVTAKYLKTLRYEIEQIKALIDKYDFKVQTIYVGGGTPTSLNENDFDDLLALVAKSFKSDYLEEFTVEAGRPDSINLEKAKSIVKYGADRVSVNPQTMQDRTLRLIGRRHCADDIIRAFKDVRKAGIKHINTDLIIGLPGENEADATDTIKKVIDLQPDDITLHALALKKGSELKLIRDNIVLPDDETVQNMSAIMTKAVADYGLIPYYIYRQGYMSGQLENVGCSRKGSEGIYNIQIMGERQTILGVGGAATSKIVYPGKRLQTSFNAKDLYTYLNSIDKYIDRRKTLLKDAYGE; translated from the coding sequence GTGATAATTAAATCTTTTTATTTAAATAGTACGCGTGAAATTATCGTAAAAATCGTTAAAGAAATTTTAGTATTGTTTAAAGTAAATATAGATGAAAATGCTACTTATGCCGATTATGACAGACTAGAAATCATCAATGAAGTATCCGAAGAAAATAGGTCTGTTAAAACCACCTTAATACTTCATAAAGATGATAAAACACTCTCATTTAATCGCATAAGCTATTTGCATGCCGATGAAAGTGTAAAAGCTGGCATAAATCGCTTAATAAAACTCAATTTATACCATATTTTCTGTGAAGATTTACGAAAGAAAACAGCACCTTGGGGTATTCTCCATGGTGTAAGACCGACAAAAATTGTACATCGTTTCATGGAAAACGGTTTAAATCGTGAAGAATTAATCAAACGCTTAAAAGATGATTATGAAGTAACTGCACCAAAAGCCAATCTCATCACAGATATAGCTTATTTGCAATTACCGTTTTTAGAAAAAGCACGCGACCCGCGCTTGATAAGCGTATATGTAGGCATACCATTTTGCCCATCTCGCTGTCTATACTGCTCTTTTCCTTCAAGCATCTTGCCAAGCGATGAAGTTACAGCTAAATACTTAAAAACACTCAGATATGAAATTGAACAAATTAAAGCTTTAATTGACAAATACGATTTCAAAGTACAAACCATCTATGTTGGTGGTGGAACGCCAACCAGCTTAAACGAAAATGATTTTGATGATTTATTAGCACTCGTTGCAAAATCTTTTAAAAGTGATTATTTAGAAGAATTCACTGTTGAAGCAGGCAGACCTGATTCTATAAATTTAGAAAAAGCAAAGTCTATTGTAAAATACGGCGCTGATAGAGTCAGCGTCAATCCTCAGACAATGCAGGATAGAACCTTGCGCTTAATCGGACGAAGACATTGTGCCGATGATATCATTCGCGCATTTAAAGATGTGCGCAAAGCAGGTATTAAGCATATTAATACTGATTTAATAATCGGTCTTCCTGGTGAAAATGAAGCCGATGCTACAGATACTATCAAAAAAGTCATTGATTTACAGCCAGATGATATAACACTACATGCGCTCGCTTTGAAAAAAGGTTCTGAGTTAAAACTTATCAGGGACAATATCGTTTTACCTGATGACGAAACCGTTCAAAATATGTCAGCTATTATGACGAAAGCTGTTGCTGATTATGGACTTATCCCTTATTATATTTATCGTCAAGGATATATGAGCGGCCAACTTGAAAATGTAGGTTGCAGCCGAAAAGGCAGTGAAGGCATCTACAACATTCAGATTATGGGCGAACGTCAAACGATTTTAGGCGTCGGCGGTGCAGCCACTAGTAAAATTGTTTATCCAGGCAAAAGATTGCAAACTTCTTTCAATGCAAAAGATTTATATACTTATTTAAATAGTATAGATAAATATATTGACCGCCGTAAAACTCTTTTAAAAGATGCTTATGGCGAATGA
- a CDS encoding branched-chain amino acid aminotransferase, which produces MVKFVEAKTLKDKVDVSTIGFGTHFTDYMFEMTYDEGQGWHDAQIIPYEDIKVSPANATLHYGQAIFEGMKAFRQGKDVVIFRTKDHLNRLNNSARILDIPPIDVDLVYDALHQLITIEKDWVPAQRGQSLYIRPFIFADDPYLGVNVAKRYKFYIILSPVAAYYAHGFAPVKIMVEDHYVRATKGGLGEAKTPANYAASLHAGLEAHKHGFDQVLWLDGIQHKYIGEVGSMNILFKIDGKIVTPALDGTILNGVTRRTVLAVARDWGMDVEERAISIDELVEDYKNGKLEEVFGSGTAAVISPVGVLGYKGEEMVIGDGKVGPFAQKMFNYITGLQSGLEKDVHGFIDKVTSVD; this is translated from the coding sequence ATGGTTAAATTTGTAGAAGCTAAAACATTGAAAGATAAAGTAGATGTTTCTACTATTGGTTTTGGTACTCATTTCACTGATTATATGTTTGAAATGACTTATGATGAAGGTCAAGGATGGCATGATGCCCAAATTATTCCTTATGAAGATATAAAAGTTAGCCCTGCTAATGCTACACTTCACTATGGTCAAGCTATTTTCGAAGGTATGAAAGCATTCCGTCAAGGCAAAGATGTTGTTATTTTCCGTACAAAAGACCATTTAAATCGTTTAAATAATTCTGCTAGAATTTTGGATATTCCACCAATTGATGTTGATTTAGTATATGATGCACTTCATCAATTAATCACAATTGAAAAAGATTGGGTTCCTGCTCAGAGAGGACAAAGCTTATACATACGTCCATTTATCTTTGCTGACGACCCATACCTCGGTGTAAACGTAGCTAAAAGATATAAATTCTACATCATTCTTTCTCCTGTTGCTGCTTATTATGCACATGGTTTTGCTCCTGTAAAAATCATGGTTGAAGACCATTATGTTCGCGCAACAAAAGGTGGTCTTGGTGAAGCTAAAACTCCTGCTAACTATGCAGCAAGCCTCCATGCAGGTCTTGAAGCTCATAAACATGGTTTTGACCAAGTATTATGGCTCGATGGTATACAGCATAAATACATCGGTGAAGTTGGTTCTATGAACATCTTATTTAAAATCGATGGCAAAATCGTAACTCCAGCTCTTGATGGTACAATCTTAAACGGTGTAACAAGAAGAACTGTTCTTGCTGTTGCTAGAGATTGGGGCATGGATGTAGAAGAACGTGCAATCTCCATTGATGAACTCGTTGAAGATTATAAAAACGGCAAACTTGAAGAAGTATTCGGTTCTGGTACTGCTGCTGTTATTTCTCCAGTTGGCGTACTTGGCTATAAAGGCGAAGAAATGGTTATCGGTGATGGTAAAGTTGGCCCATTCGCTCAGAAAATGTTCAACTACATCACTGGTTTACAAAGTGGCTTAGAAAAAGACGTTCACGGCTTTATCGATAAAGTAACTAGTGTTGATTAA
- the aspS gene encoding aspartate--tRNA ligase, with the protein METMEGMTRTHHCGELRAQNEGQEVVVCGWVSHRRDHGGLIFIDLRDRSGLVQLVFAEDRIGADQFPKAESLRSEFVVAVRGKVSLRDKETINPNMDTGEIEIYAEELRILNKAMTPPFYIQDGIDVDENVRLKYRYLDLRRPEMQKNIMLRHRVAKLMRDYMDKHGFLEIETPMLTKSTPEGARDYLVPSRVNPGKFYALPQSPQIFKQLLMVAGYEKYFQIVRCFRDEDLRADRQPEFTQLDIEMSFVDQEYILTLMEGLMQTIFATIGEEVKTPFLRMTWDEAMERYGSDKPDIRFGMELMDISEYVKGSDFKVFKSVLDNGGQVKAIKVDGYANIPRRELDGLVEYAQRYGAKGLAWIQYTEKEIKSPFKKFYSEETFQKIKEATNAQTGDLLLVVADKPLVVAQALGELRLEMGRRRGLINENEYKFLWVVDFPMFEYDEENKRWKAMHHPFTAPRDEDVQYLLSDPGRVKAKAYDMVLNGVEVGGGSLRIYNSDTQEKVFEAIGLTPEQAHEKFGFMLDAFKYGTPPHGGLAFGLDRLIMLMAKRGSIRDVIPFPKTQSASCLMTQAPSEVDSKQLRELSIRTAVAPKKKAETK; encoded by the coding sequence ATGGAAACAATGGAAGGTATGACTAGAACGCACCATTGTGGTGAGCTACGTGCTCAAAATGAAGGTCAAGAAGTCGTAGTATGCGGTTGGGTATCTCACCGCCGTGACCATGGTGGACTTATTTTTATTGATTTACGTGATAGAAGCGGTCTTGTTCAGCTCGTTTTTGCTGAAGATAGAATCGGTGCTGACCAATTCCCTAAAGCAGAATCTCTTCGTTCTGAATTCGTAGTTGCTGTTCGCGGTAAAGTTAGCTTGCGCGATAAAGAAACTATCAATCCTAATATGGATACAGGCGAAATCGAAATCTATGCTGAAGAATTACGTATTTTAAATAAAGCAATGACTCCGCCATTTTACATTCAAGATGGCATTGATGTTGATGAAAACGTTCGTTTAAAATATCGTTATTTAGACTTACGCCGTCCAGAAATGCAAAAAAACATCATGCTCCGTCATCGTGTTGCAAAATTAATGCGTGATTACATGGACAAACATGGCTTTTTAGAAATCGAAACACCTATGCTTACAAAAAGCACACCAGAAGGTGCTCGCGATTACCTCGTACCTAGCCGTGTAAATCCTGGTAAATTCTATGCTTTACCACAGTCTCCACAGATTTTCAAACAGCTCTTAATGGTTGCAGGCTATGAAAAATATTTCCAGATTGTTCGCTGCTTCCGTGATGAAGACTTACGTGCAGACCGTCAGCCTGAATTTACACAGCTCGATATTGAAATGTCTTTCGTTGACCAAGAATATATCTTGACATTGATGGAAGGCTTAATGCAGACAATCTTTGCAACAATCGGCGAAGAAGTAAAAACTCCATTCTTGCGTATGACTTGGGACGAAGCTATGGAAAGATATGGTTCCGATAAACCAGATATCCGCTTCGGCATGGAACTCATGGACATCTCCGAATACGTAAAAGGCTCTGACTTTAAAGTATTTAAATCCGTTTTAGACAACGGTGGACAAGTAAAAGCTATCAAAGTTGATGGATATGCAAATATTCCTCGTCGTGAACTCGATGGACTCGTAGAATACGCTCAAAGATATGGCGCAAAAGGTCTTGCTTGGATTCAATACACTGAAAAAGAAATTAAATCCCCATTCAAGAAATTCTACAGCGAAGAAACATTCCAGAAAATCAAAGAAGCAACAAATGCTCAAACTGGTGACTTATTACTCGTAGTTGCTGATAAACCACTCGTAGTTGCTCAAGCTCTCGGCGAATTACGTTTGGAAATGGGCCGTCGTCGTGGTCTCATCAACGAAAACGAATATAAATTCCTCTGGGTTGTTGACTTCCCTATGTTTGAATACGATGAAGAAAACAAACGCTGGAAAGCTATGCACCATCCATTCACAGCTCCACGTGATGAAGATGTTCAATACTTACTCTCCGACCCAGGCCGCGTAAAAGCAAAAGCATACGATATGGTATTAAACGGCGTAGAAGTCGGCGGTGGTAGCTTGCGTATCTACAATAGCGATACACAAGAAAAAGTATTTGAAGCTATCGGTCTTACTCCAGAACAAGCTCATGAAAAATTCGGCTTCATGCTTGATGCATTCAAATATGGTACTCCTCCACATGGTGGCTTAGCATTCGGTCTTGACCGTTTAATCATGCTCATGGCAAAACGTGGCTCTATCCGCGACGTTATCCCATTCCCTAAAACACAAAGTGCTAGCTGCTTAATGACTCAAGCACCATCTGAAGTTGACTCTAAACAGCTCCGTGAACTCTCCATTCGCACTGCTGTAGCTCCAAAGAAAAAAGCAGAAACTAAATAA